DNA sequence from the Mangifera indica cultivar Alphonso chromosome 18, CATAS_Mindica_2.1, whole genome shotgun sequence genome:
AACAACTGAATTTTCTAGCAAGATGGAGGATTAAAATGTAATTTCGAccactttattttttctatcctagctttgtctctctctctctcttcctcacTGTTTCTTGTTGGCAAAGTGAGAGAAACAaagagggaaagaaagaaagaaagaaagaagaagaaggtaaaagagataaatttggCTGTCCCCACtttgggtttttttaaatttatttattttttgcatgGTTAAACAACACTTGccaaattcatctttttttttcattctgtGTGTCTTCTTTTACCTGGTTGTTGTCAAGATTGCTAAAGCTTGTTACTTTCTGATATaattaaacccaaaaaagaaTAGTAATTAGTGATCACCTAAAGCCATTTTGTACTGTATTAAAATAAAGGAGAGACAGGCAATTCAGCTTGCAGTTGGAGTTACACTACTTACAGGTAGAGCTGTGTTTTGTtgagaaaattataagattaGGAAGAATTTTAAGAGGATagatttttgtatatatattttgaaagagAGGGGGGTGTGGAAAGAGAGAGATGGTGGGCTCAGGAGCAGGGGATAGGAGCAAAGAAGCAGTTGGGATGATGGCCCTTCATGAGGCCCTTAGAAGCGTCTGTATCAACTCAGACTGGACTTACTCTGTATTCTGGACTATTCGTCCTCGACCGTACTTCTCTCTATTCCTTCTCCATTTTCTATCGTTTCAGTTTCTCTTTGCGTTTTCATATGTTTCCTCAACTGGGTCATCTTAATTTGCAGGCGAGTCCGCGGTGGTAATGGCTGCAAGGTTGGAGACGACAACGGCAGCCTGTGAGTATTCTTTTTCTTTGCCTAGTTTCTAGGGAAGATTTATGCTTCTTCTGAGTTCTTAGAGATGTCAAATGGGTCAAATGAGAATTTAGCTCAAGTTAGTTTAGTAGTACTCTTATGATGTTAATTAAAGAAGTGTTTTGAGTGTTGAAAACAAACTACTGATTTCTGGAATTCTGTGAAGGATGTTAATGTGGGAAGATGGGTTTTGCCGAGGAAGAGTTGCAGATTGTTTGGAAGAGATGGATGGTGAAGATCCTGTCAGAAAAGCTTTCAGCAAAATGTCCATTCAGTTATATAATTATGGAGAAGGGTGGGTACTGGGTAGGTgctattatatttttggttttgtttctcCCTCTGAATGTGCCAATAAACAAGTATAGTTGTTGCAGGAAAGTTATGAGAAGAGTGAAAGAATCAGCAGAAATTGATTCTTCTTTTGTATTCTTTTGACTGGTGAGTAAATTTATGTTTGAGCAGGTTAATGGGGAAGGTTGCTTCAGATAAGTGTCATAAATGGGTGTTCAAAGAGCCAACAGAATGTGAACCAAACACTTCCAACTACTGGCAAAGTTCTTTTGATGCTGTAAAGAACTTGACCCACAATTCAATTCtttgttttaatctttttaagaATAATTCGATGGCCACCGTGTTTAGTATATAGTTGTTGGTGCTTACCTTccatttttcttgttattaattACAGCTACCTCCTGAATGGACTGATCAATTTGAGTCCGGCATTCAGGTCAGCATTCAAACAGCGTATTTTGCTATTGTTAGTCTTTGCCTATTTGGATTGTTCTTTCGACTTTTGTAGTACTTAGACTTTGTggtgtttatttttcttttttagaccATTGCTGTAATTCAAGCTGGTCACGGTCTACTGCAATTGGGTTCCTGCAAGATTGTAAGTtggatttgtttttcaaatttgtggATGATTAAGTCttgaatgattaaatttttatgagtGATTGTGTAAATTCTGCTATAAAGCGCAATAAACTGACCATTTGCAGATACCTGAAGACCTGCATTTTGTGCTGCGGATGAGGTATACATTTGAGTCTCTAGGCTATCAATCTGGTTTCTATCTATCCCAGTTATTTTCTTCAAATAGAAATAATTCTTCGCCGTCCTCGATTCCCTCAAAGCAATCTGCCATCCCAACTCGGCCTCCTCCTTCCCTCTTCAACTGGGGTCAAAGGCCAATTCCGTCTTCTGCATCAATGCTAGCATCAGCCAATTTTCAGAATCCTGCTAGACTTGGATTCCCACAAACCAAAGATGAGACTCACATGTTTCTCCTCCCTCATTCATCGGAAACACAAATGGAAGATATGATTGGAGAACATGAAAATGACATTAAGTGGCCAA
Encoded proteins:
- the LOC123201623 gene encoding protein RICE SALT SENSITIVE 3-like isoform X1; its protein translation is MVGSGAGDRSKEAVGMMALHEALRSVCINSDWTYSVFWTIRPRPRVRGGNGCKVGDDNGSLMLMWEDGFCRGRVADCLEEMDGEDPVRKAFSKMSIQLYNYGEGLMGKVASDKCHKWVFKEPTECEPNTSNYWQSSFDALPPEWTDQFESGIQTIAVIQAGHGLLQLGSCKIIPEDLHFVLRMRYTFESLGYQSGFYLSQLFSSNRNNSSPSSIPSKQSAIPTRPPPSLFNWGQRPIPSSASMLASANFQNPARLGFPQTKDETHMFLLPHSSETQMEDMIGEHENDIKWPNGLSFFNALSVRPDDSKLLFNPENFGNKPDQSHHPLIFEGKDLNPNIDGGANLNEFLSLDSHPENARKTDKFKRSFTMPARMASSSTSTSVDHHQQPMEYRNPEAGMYNDVMETFLE
- the LOC123201623 gene encoding protein RICE SALT SENSITIVE 3-like isoform X2, whose protein sequence is MGKVASDKCHKWVFKEPTECEPNTSNYWQSSFDALPPEWTDQFESGIQTIAVIQAGHGLLQLGSCKIIPEDLHFVLRMRYTFESLGYQSGFYLSQLFSSNRNNSSPSSIPSKQSAIPTRPPPSLFNWGQRPIPSSASMLASANFQNPARLGFPQTKDETHMFLLPHSSETQMEDMIGEHENDIKWPNGLSFFNALSVRPDDSKLLFNPENFGNKPDQSHHPLIFEGKDLNPNIDGGANLNEFLSLDSHPENARKTDKFKRSFTMPARMASSSTSTSVDHHQQPMEYRNPEAGMYNDVMETFLE